A genomic window from Hymenobacter psoromatis includes:
- a CDS encoding MBL fold metallo-hydrolase: MADGVWLIPDKRVPLVPNIGIVEGEHTVLVIDCGLTSESGRRVLAAARAIAGQRQLVLTVTHAHPEHTFGAQAFKGQANIYYNKLQRDYLARRGSDLLAGFRYILPPGGGALLDDIQITLADEVYKGDHAVLDLGGRQVEFRTWGIAHSPGDQTITVPDQGITFVGDLIEERMFPIVPFYPPMSDGADFDLQTWDTVLADIQAQGSRLLVPGHGNLGGPELAGEIRAYLRDLRQVAAAAKGSQTVEQLEPVVRHERPTWERTEFIAPALRYLIGA; this comes from the coding sequence ATCGCCGACGGCGTCTGGCTTATCCCGGACAAGCGCGTGCCCCTGGTGCCCAACATCGGCATCGTGGAGGGCGAGCATACCGTGCTCGTGATTGACTGCGGCCTCACGTCCGAATCGGGCCGCCGCGTGCTCGCCGCCGCGCGGGCCATCGCCGGCCAGCGCCAGCTGGTGCTCACCGTCACCCACGCCCACCCCGAGCACACCTTCGGGGCGCAGGCCTTTAAAGGGCAGGCCAACATCTACTACAATAAGCTCCAGCGCGACTACCTGGCGCGCCGGGGCAGCGACCTGTTGGCCGGCTTCCGCTATATACTGCCACCCGGCGGCGGCGCGCTGCTCGACGACATTCAAATCACGCTGGCCGACGAGGTGTACAAGGGCGACCACGCCGTGCTTGATTTGGGCGGCCGGCAGGTCGAGTTCCGTACCTGGGGCATCGCCCACAGTCCGGGCGACCAGACCATTACCGTTCCCGACCAGGGCATCACCTTCGTGGGCGACCTGATTGAAGAGCGCATGTTTCCCATCGTGCCGTTTTACCCGCCCATGAGCGACGGGGCCGACTTCGACTTGCAGACCTGGGACACGGTGCTGGCCGACATTCAGGCGCAGGGCTCGCGCCTGCTGGTGCCCGGCCACGGCAACCTGGGCGGGCCGGAGTTGGCCGGCGAGATACGCGCTTACCTCCGCGACCTGCGCCAAGTTGCGGCAGCGGCCAAGGGCAGCCAGACCGTGGAGCAGCTCGAACCCGTGGTGCGCCACGAGCGCCCCACCTGGGAGCGCACCGAGTTCATCGCCCCGGCCCTGCGCTACCTCATCGGGGCCTAA
- a CDS encoding HxlR family transcriptional regulator, giving the protein MILTEGKTKHVACLGEMLPIRDALEVVGGKWKVLILTSIMQGNRRFTEIQRSIPKLNPKVLSKELKDLEEHKLVERVVHDDYPVLIEYRATDYSHSLKQVMLELHSWGVNHHKKLFAK; this is encoded by the coding sequence ATGATTTTAACAGAGGGAAAAACGAAGCACGTGGCTTGTCTGGGCGAGATGCTCCCGATTCGGGACGCGCTGGAGGTGGTCGGCGGTAAATGGAAAGTCTTGATTTTGACCTCCATTATGCAGGGCAACCGGCGGTTCACCGAAATACAGCGGAGTATTCCCAAACTCAACCCCAAGGTGCTATCCAAGGAGTTGAAAGACCTGGAAGAACACAAGCTGGTCGAACGGGTGGTGCACGACGACTACCCGGTGCTGATTGAATACCGCGCCACCGACTATTCCCATTCGCTGAAACAGGTAATGCTGGAGTTGCACAGCTGGGGCGTCAATCACCATAAAAAGCTATTCGCCAAGTGA
- a CDS encoding NAD-dependent dehydratase, protein MKIVITGSLGNIGQPLTQDLVQKGHSVTVISSKADKQSAIEALGATAAIGSLEDAAFLASTLAGAEAVFAMVPPNFGAPNQVAYYRGIGQNYVQAIEQAGVKRVVHLSSYGAHLDKGTGFILGSHNVEGQLNEIAGVALTHLRPGYFYTNLYGFVGMIKGSGMIGSNYGGDDKLVMVHPRDIAAAAAEELTTPATPSQHVRYVASDELTATEAAHILGAAIGQPELKWVTFTDEQTQRAMEQRGMPAHVVANFVEMGASTHSGALREDYEQHKPAVMGQTKLADFAPEFAAAYQKA, encoded by the coding sequence ATGAAAATTGTCATCACCGGTTCGTTAGGAAACATCGGCCAGCCCCTCACGCAGGACTTGGTGCAAAAAGGCCACTCGGTCACCGTTATCAGCAGCAAGGCGGACAAGCAGTCCGCCATTGAGGCGCTGGGTGCCACGGCCGCCATCGGCTCGCTGGAGGACGCGGCTTTTCTGGCTTCGACCCTGGCCGGGGCCGAGGCCGTCTTCGCGATGGTGCCGCCCAACTTTGGCGCGCCTAATCAGGTCGCCTACTACCGTGGCATTGGCCAGAACTACGTGCAGGCCATTGAGCAGGCGGGCGTAAAGCGGGTCGTGCATTTGAGCAGCTACGGCGCGCACCTGGACAAGGGCACCGGCTTCATTCTCGGTTCGCACAACGTGGAAGGCCAGTTGAATGAAATTGCCGGCGTGGCCCTCACGCACCTGCGGCCGGGCTATTTCTACACCAACCTCTACGGCTTTGTCGGCATGATAAAAGGGTCGGGCATGATTGGCAGCAACTACGGGGGCGATGATAAGCTGGTGATGGTGCACCCGCGCGACATCGCCGCCGCCGCCGCCGAAGAGCTGACCACCCCGGCTACCCCCAGCCAGCACGTGCGCTACGTGGCCAGCGACGAGCTGACGGCCACCGAAGCCGCGCACATTCTGGGGGCCGCCATTGGCCAGCCGGAGCTGAAGTGGGTCACCTTCACCGACGAGCAAACCCAACGCGCGATGGAGCAGCGCGGAATGCCCGCCCACGTCGTCGCCAACTTCGTGGAGATGGGTGCCAGCACCCACAGCGGAGCCCTGCGCGAGGATTATGAGCAGCACAAGCCCGCGGTGATGGGCCAGACCAAGCTGGCCGACTTTGCCCCGGAATTTGCGGCGGCCTACCAGAAAGCCTGA
- a CDS encoding transcriptional regulator has product MEEIVKISSIAQYNTMRGVPTKHPLVALIDLSKAQPMPAKSFNFGLYAVGLKELHSGQLRYGRRHYDYQEGSLIFIAPGQVLGVQPGIELFAPTGWALLFHPDLLNGTPLGKYIQDYSFFSYDVYEALHLSDREKSMVLDCFSKIEYELEQNIDKHSKRLIVANIALLLDYCIRFYDRQFITRDNANRGILERFEYLLKDYFSSDKPQREGLPSVAYCAEALHLSPNYFGDLIKKETGRSALEYIQSKVIEVAKERLFDMNKTASEIAYELGFRYPQHFTRLFKQRAGVTPNDYRMMN; this is encoded by the coding sequence ATGGAGGAGATTGTAAAAATTAGCAGCATTGCGCAATACAACACCATGCGGGGCGTACCTACCAAACATCCGCTGGTTGCGCTGATTGACCTCTCGAAAGCGCAACCCATGCCCGCCAAGTCATTCAACTTTGGCTTGTATGCGGTGGGGCTGAAAGAACTGCACAGTGGCCAGTTGCGCTACGGAAGAAGGCACTACGACTACCAAGAAGGAAGTCTGATATTCATAGCGCCCGGCCAAGTGTTGGGGGTGCAACCCGGCATTGAACTATTCGCCCCCACAGGCTGGGCCTTGCTCTTTCACCCCGACCTGCTAAACGGCACTCCATTAGGCAAGTATATACAGGATTATTCTTTTTTTTCGTATGATGTTTATGAAGCGCTTCACCTGTCGGATAGAGAGAAAAGTATGGTGCTGGATTGCTTTTCGAAAATCGAGTACGAACTGGAACAAAATATAGACAAGCACAGCAAAAGACTTATTGTCGCCAATATCGCGTTGTTGCTTGATTATTGCATCCGCTTTTACGACCGCCAGTTCATTACCCGCGACAACGCAAACAGAGGAATACTGGAACGGTTTGAATACTTATTGAAAGACTATTTCTCATCCGATAAACCGCAGCGTGAAGGCTTGCCTTCGGTAGCTTATTGCGCCGAAGCCCTGCACCTATCACCCAACTATTTTGGTGACCTGATAAAGAAAGAAACCGGCCGCTCTGCGCTGGAATACATTCAATCAAAAGTGATAGAGGTGGCGAAAGAGAGACTGTTTGACATGAATAAAACTGCGAGCGAGATTGCCTACGAGTTAGGCTTTAGATACCCGCAGCACTTCACCCGTTTATTCAAACAAAGAGCAGGTGTTACGCCGAATGATTACCGGATGATGAATTAA
- a CDS encoding 2,5-diketo-D-gluconic acid reductase: MMNITLNNGIKMPLLGFGTYLLRDGLACEQAVLHALTSGYRLLDTAAAYANEESVGRAIKKSSIKREEIFVTTKFLPADIGYEKAKHACEASLKKLGLDYVDLYLIHIPQGDVNSSWTAMEELYKEGKVRAIGVSNFTMHQLHDLLKQHGVVPAVNQVETHPFSQKTEMQEALKSQGVQLESWAPFAQGKNNLFTNDLLKALSSKYNKSIAQVVLRWLIQREVVVIPKSANRKRIDENFNVFDFELSSDDMTTIKSLDKGSGLIYHV; this comes from the coding sequence ATGATGAACATAACATTAAATAATGGCATAAAAATGCCGCTGCTTGGTTTTGGCACTTACTTGCTGCGAGACGGTTTAGCGTGTGAGCAAGCTGTGCTACATGCGTTAACTAGTGGCTACAGGCTGCTCGACACCGCTGCGGCATACGCTAATGAGGAATCAGTGGGCAGAGCAATCAAAAAAAGTAGTATCAAACGAGAAGAAATCTTTGTGACCACCAAATTTTTGCCAGCGGACATCGGGTATGAAAAAGCAAAGCACGCCTGTGAAGCATCGTTAAAAAAATTGGGTCTTGACTATGTTGATTTATACTTGATTCATATCCCGCAGGGAGACGTAAATTCCTCCTGGACAGCAATGGAAGAATTGTATAAAGAAGGTAAAGTACGGGCGATAGGTGTAAGTAATTTCACGATGCATCAGCTACATGATTTACTTAAGCAGCATGGGGTGGTGCCAGCAGTCAATCAAGTGGAGACACATCCATTTTCCCAAAAAACAGAAATGCAGGAGGCGTTGAAATCTCAAGGCGTCCAGTTGGAGTCATGGGCCCCCTTTGCTCAGGGTAAAAACAATCTTTTTACTAATGACCTTTTAAAAGCTCTTTCAAGCAAATACAATAAGAGCATTGCCCAAGTGGTTCTACGGTGGTTAATTCAAAGAGAAGTTGTGGTTATTCCAAAATCAGCAAATAGGAAAAGGATAGATGAAAATTTCAACGTGTTTGACTTTGAGTTGTCTTCCGATGATATGACAACTATTAAATCGCTGGATAAAGGTAGTGGGCTAATTTATCATGTTTAA